A stretch of the Bacillus sp. B-jedd genome encodes the following:
- a CDS encoding alpha/beta hydrolase, with amino-acid sequence MNESFFYLKLETHELYMPYKNEERRVRVLLPKNYHKDKSESYPVVYMHDGQNVFYSSESFSGFSWKVIPAIKQNPDLPRMIVVGIDHGGQERINEYTPWKITESPLPEDFELGGKGAEFAEFVMTVVKPFIDQHYRTKSDKVHTAMIGSSLGGNISAFMGIEYKDQIGGLGIFSLANWITSKAFDSYIAGRVLDPEQRVYIQVGTEEGDDADRQLMYGNMKQAYIDGSLKYYQQLIKGSIPIDSIRFNIFADEEHNEKAWAKHLPECLRFLSEKWS; translated from the coding sequence ATGAACGAATCCTTTTTTTATTTAAAACTAGAAACACATGAATTATATATGCCTTATAAAAATGAAGAACGCCGCGTGCGTGTTTTATTGCCGAAAAACTATCATAAAGATAAGTCTGAAAGTTATCCAGTCGTCTATATGCATGATGGACAAAACGTTTTCTACAGTAGTGAATCTTTTAGCGGGTTTTCATGGAAAGTGATTCCGGCAATTAAACAAAATCCCGATTTGCCGAGAATGATTGTTGTTGGGATTGATCATGGCGGGCAAGAGCGAATTAATGAATATACGCCTTGGAAAATTACTGAAAGCCCGCTTCCTGAAGATTTTGAGCTAGGCGGAAAAGGCGCGGAATTTGCCGAGTTTGTCATGACAGTCGTGAAACCGTTTATAGATCAGCATTACCGGACGAAATCAGATAAGGTTCACACAGCAATGATTGGCAGTTCACTTGGAGGAAATATCTCGGCTTTTATGGGGATTGAATATAAAGATCAAATTGGTGGATTAGGAATTTTTTCTTTAGCCAATTGGATTACGAGTAAGGCCTTTGACAGCTATATTGCTGGGCGGGTGCTGGATCCTGAACAACGCGTGTATATTCAGGTTGGGACCGAGGAAGGTGATGATGCCGATCGGCAATTGATGTATGGCAATATGAAGCAGGCATATATCGATGGCTCGCTTAAGTATTATCAACAACTAATAAAAGGCTCAATTCCAATTGATAGCATCCGTTTTAATATTTTTGCGGATGAGGAACATAATGAAAAAGCATGGGCAAAACACCTACCCGAATGTTTGCGTTTTTTAAGTGAGAAATGGTCTTGA
- a CDS encoding ATP-grasp domain-containing protein: protein MNYILISPYYPVNFQPFAHRLKEAGVNVLGIGEEPYNQLGSKLQNSLTEYYRVNNLEDVDEVKRAVAFLFYKHGPIDRIESNNEHWLELDAQLREQFNVYGNKRNDLKKVKHKSEMKKLFKQAGVPVVEGRTAKNKQELARAIEELGLPVIAKPDNGVGSAATYKLDSKDAVRRFEDEWGEAQVYFLEPFVEGGVLCTFDGLVDQKGDIVFKTSFTYNVPTLELVNGQLDMAYVIQKDIDPKLEKYAKAIIKAFGMKERFFHIEFFQLDDGDYVALEYNNRLAGGYTVDMYNFAYSIDLFAQYVSLVTGGKFKESETENHFCIGVTQRDAYEYKHGTNDIYERFGDRVKLAQRIPEAFAKLQGNQFYAIIADSQEEVDDIIRFVHERKN from the coding sequence ATGAATTATATTTTGATATCGCCATATTATCCGGTTAATTTTCAGCCGTTCGCGCATCGTTTAAAAGAAGCTGGCGTCAATGTCCTGGGAATTGGCGAAGAGCCATATAACCAATTAGGTTCCAAATTACAAAACTCTTTAACTGAATATTATCGTGTGAACAATCTGGAAGATGTGGATGAAGTGAAACGTGCTGTTGCCTTTTTATTTTATAAGCATGGTCCCATCGACCGCATTGAATCCAATAATGAACATTGGCTGGAACTTGATGCGCAGCTACGTGAGCAATTTAACGTGTACGGCAATAAACGTAATGACTTGAAGAAAGTTAAGCATAAATCTGAAATGAAGAAGCTCTTTAAACAAGCCGGTGTACCCGTTGTAGAAGGAAGAACCGCAAAAAATAAGCAGGAGTTAGCCAGGGCCATTGAGGAATTAGGGCTGCCAGTTATCGCAAAACCCGATAATGGAGTGGGTTCCGCTGCTACCTATAAACTGGATTCGAAAGATGCTGTACGCCGTTTTGAAGATGAATGGGGAGAAGCACAAGTGTACTTCTTGGAACCATTTGTCGAAGGAGGAGTGCTTTGTACATTTGATGGATTAGTGGATCAAAAAGGGGACATTGTTTTCAAAACAAGCTTTACATACAATGTGCCCACTCTGGAACTGGTTAATGGTCAACTTGATATGGCCTATGTGATTCAAAAAGATATTGACCCAAAGCTCGAAAAGTATGCAAAGGCAATCATAAAGGCATTTGGCATGAAAGAACGCTTTTTCCATATTGAGTTTTTTCAATTGGATGACGGGGATTATGTTGCACTGGAATACAATAATCGCTTGGCTGGCGGATACACGGTGGATATGTATAATTTCGCGTACTCCATAGATTTATTTGCTCAGTATGTTTCTTTAGTGACGGGAGGAAAATTTAAGGAATCCGAAACTGAAAACCATTTCTGTATTGGTGTAACACAGCGAGATGCGTATGAGTACAAACATGGGACGAATGATATTTATGAACGATTTGGCGACCGTGTTAAGCTTGCACAGCGCATACCAGAGGCGTTTGCGAAACTCCAGGGAAATCAATTTTATGCAATTATTGCAGATTCACAGGAGGAAGTCGATGACATTATCCGTTTTGTACATGAACGAAAAAATTAG
- a CDS encoding esterase family protein produces the protein MHIEHLSHWSGELGREMRLNRYGHSGMPIVVFPSSGGTHTEYHDFGMIDVCHDFIESGKVQFFTLSSIDSESWLHDSKPAHDRALAHAAYDRYVISEAIPFIKHKAGWFDPMMTTGCSMGAYHALNFFLRHPDVFQTTIALSGIYDARYFFGDYGNDPLVYQNSPSDYIWNQNDGWFIDRYRSATIIICTGLGDWEQDGLPSYFTLKEAFQEKQIPARFDEWGEDVSHDWIWWRRQMPYYLGELF, from the coding sequence ATGCATATAGAACATTTAAGCCATTGGAGTGGCGAATTAGGTCGTGAAATGCGGTTGAATAGATATGGACACAGTGGAATGCCAATCGTCGTTTTTCCATCATCCGGAGGGACGCACACTGAATATCATGACTTTGGAATGATTGATGTGTGCCATGACTTTATTGAATCCGGAAAAGTTCAGTTCTTTACATTGAGTAGTATAGATAGCGAAAGTTGGCTGCACGACTCAAAACCAGCACATGACCGCGCATTAGCCCACGCGGCATATGATCGTTATGTGATATCAGAAGCTATTCCATTTATTAAGCATAAAGCAGGCTGGTTTGATCCTATGATGACAACGGGATGCAGCATGGGGGCATATCATGCGTTGAATTTTTTCTTGAGGCATCCGGATGTTTTTCAAACAACCATTGCACTAAGCGGTATTTATGATGCTCGTTACTTTTTTGGGGATTACGGAAATGATCCGCTTGTTTACCAAAATTCACCGAGTGATTACATATGGAATCAAAATGACGGCTGGTTTATTGATCGATATCGGTCAGCAACTATCATTATTTGTACCGGGCTTGGGGATTGGGAACAGGATGGGCTGCCTTCATACTTTACATTAAAGGAAGCCTTTCAAGAAAAACAAATTCCAGCAAGGTTTGATGAGTGGGGCGAAGATGTTTCGCATGATTGGATATGGTGGAGACGCCAAATGCCGTATTATTTAGGAGAATTATTTTAA
- the ftsZ gene encoding cell division protein FtsZ produces the protein MLEFDDYIDQFANIKVIGVGGGGNNAVNRMIEDGVQGVEFIAVNTDAQALKMSKAEITMQIGGSLTRGLGAGANPEIGRRAVEESRQQIKDALEGADMVFITAGMGGGTGTGAAPEVAKIARELGALTIGVVTRPFNFEGRKRAQNAAAGIEEMKKAVNTLIIIPNQRLLDIVDKRTPMVEAFREADNVLRQGVQGISDLIAVPGLINLDFADVKTIMSHNGTALMGIGVASGEDRAAEAAKKAISSPLLETSINGAKGVLMNITGGLNLSLFEVQEAADIVAAATDDQLNMIFGSVINENLTKEIMVTVIATGFDHDEKEVPPSNTSRRQGDMSANSRSQYHAQSRQREPLVYEESDNYGYAQHSQSSSYRESRNNSQLNSYGETGFNQSGYHSQPPVYEEPENYEQDTQQQDDSLDTPSFFRKRNRRR, from the coding sequence ATGCTGGAATTTGATGATTATATCGACCAATTTGCCAATATAAAAGTTATTGGGGTTGGCGGCGGCGGAAACAATGCTGTTAACCGGATGATTGAGGACGGCGTGCAGGGAGTGGAGTTCATTGCGGTGAATACAGATGCGCAGGCTCTCAAAATGTCAAAAGCGGAGATCACGATGCAAATCGGCGGTTCGCTAACCAGGGGCTTGGGAGCGGGTGCCAATCCTGAAATCGGCAGAAGAGCTGTCGAGGAAAGCAGGCAGCAGATCAAGGATGCGCTGGAAGGCGCAGATATGGTATTCATAACGGCCGGAATGGGCGGTGGCACCGGGACAGGAGCGGCGCCGGAAGTTGCCAAAATCGCACGCGAACTTGGAGCACTTACAATTGGAGTCGTAACTCGGCCGTTCAATTTCGAAGGACGCAAAAGGGCACAAAATGCTGCTGCAGGAATTGAAGAAATGAAAAAAGCCGTTAATACATTAATCATCATTCCAAACCAGAGATTGCTGGATATCGTCGACAAGCGTACACCGATGGTTGAAGCCTTCCGTGAGGCGGATAATGTCCTCAGGCAGGGGGTCCAGGGTATTTCCGACTTGATTGCCGTGCCAGGCTTGATTAACCTGGACTTTGCTGATGTGAAAACAATTATGTCCCATAATGGAACAGCGCTTATGGGCATCGGGGTGGCTTCTGGTGAAGACCGTGCAGCCGAAGCCGCCAAAAAAGCCATCTCCTCGCCACTGCTTGAAACAAGCATCAATGGCGCGAAAGGAGTGTTGATGAACATTACCGGTGGATTGAACCTCAGTTTGTTTGAAGTACAGGAAGCGGCCGATATAGTGGCAGCTGCAACAGATGACCAGCTGAATATGATTTTTGGATCAGTCATCAATGAAAACCTGACCAAAGAAATCATGGTGACTGTGATTGCGACCGGTTTCGATCATGATGAGAAAGAAGTGCCGCCGTCGAACACATCGCGACGTCAAGGAGACATGAGTGCTAATTCCCGTTCACAATACCACGCTCAGTCGAGACAGCGAGAACCTCTTGTCTATGAGGAATCGGACAATTATGGCTATGCTCAACATAGCCAATCCAGCAGTTACCGAGAATCCAGAAATAACAGCCAGTTAAACAGCTACGGAGAAACCGGATTCAACCAATCTGGCTATCACAGTCAGCCGCCTGTTTACGAAGAGCCCGAGAATTACGAACAGGATACCCAGCAGCAAGACGACTCGCTCGATACTCCATCTTTCTTCCGAAAGCGGAACAGAAGGCGGTAA
- a CDS encoding polysaccharide deacetylase family protein has translation MKSFIHILLAASLLAACSETKEGKESQVTKPIPSEETKETENVEKPQKTEEPAGENAEEAAEETQPIYKLNPANWTIDRLDGSDEKNVLITIDDAPDKHALEMAEILNKLGVKAIFFVNGHFIDTPEEAERLKKIHDMGFIIGNHTYSHQNLTKIPEEEQKKEIISVNDRVKEITGVSPVFFRAPFGMNTDYSKKIAAEKGMLLMNWTYGYDWEKQYQNRDALAKIMVDSPYLTNGANLLMHDREWTKDALEDIVKGLQAKGYSIVDPHLIEVPTSGN, from the coding sequence ATGAAATCATTTATTCATATTTTGTTAGCAGCTTCCTTGCTTGCCGCATGTAGCGAAACAAAAGAAGGCAAGGAATCTCAAGTCACAAAACCTATACCCTCGGAGGAAACGAAGGAAACGGAAAATGTAGAAAAACCGCAGAAAACAGAAGAGCCTGCTGGAGAAAACGCGGAGGAAGCGGCAGAAGAAACCCAGCCAATCTATAAGCTGAATCCCGCCAATTGGACTATCGACCGGCTAGATGGGTCAGATGAAAAAAATGTCCTAATTACAATCGATGACGCACCAGACAAGCATGCGCTTGAAATGGCAGAAATCCTCAACAAGCTTGGCGTAAAAGCAATTTTTTTCGTAAACGGGCATTTTATTGACACTCCCGAAGAAGCGGAAAGATTGAAAAAGATCCATGATATGGGCTTTATCATCGGCAACCATACATATTCGCATCAAAATCTAACAAAAATCCCAGAAGAGGAACAGAAGAAGGAAATTATCAGCGTGAATGACAGGGTAAAAGAAATCACCGGTGTTTCGCCTGTCTTTTTCAGGGCTCCTTTCGGCATGAACACGGATTATTCCAAAAAGATTGCCGCAGAGAAAGGCATGCTGTTGATGAACTGGACGTATGGATACGATTGGGAGAAGCAATACCAGAACCGCGATGCTTTGGCTAAAATCATGGTCGACAGCCCTTACCTCACCAACGGAGCAAACCTTTTGATGCATGACCGCGAGTGGACAAAGGATGCACTTGAAGATATCGTCAAGGGGCTGCAGGCCAAAGGATATTCTATTGTTGATCCTCATTTGATAGAGGTTCCTACAAGCGGAAATTAA
- a CDS encoding putative glycoside hydrolase, translating to MNYKTFIVLLVSILLIGCSMQGKSVSRPQPTAASTREKPDSKMAEKAVPALFKSPLTFDYPKDGVKGIYVTGPTVSVSRFDDLLKLVETTELNSMVIDIKDDFGLLQYQPEKGSPFEEIGGPYIKDPGKLMKTLEQKKIYPIARVVVFKDSHLATKRPELSFVENGKVWKNRRGESFVNPFMKEVWEYNVAIAKEAAKMGFKDIQFDYVRFPEGFETRDSSLKYSQGEYSKVEKDNVQKRVDAVTDFVAYAKKELEPYGVNVSVDIFGYSATLPEAPGIGQNFSKISANVDAISSMIYPSHWTSYFGIAKPDLQPYEIIKEYAKHENKVLGALEKRPISRPWIQDFTASYLGAGNYKIYGKAEVEAQIRALNENGINEFLLWNASNRYTRGVDYTPLKP from the coding sequence ATGAACTACAAAACTTTTATCGTCCTATTGGTTTCCATCCTGCTAATAGGATGCAGTATGCAGGGGAAAAGTGTTAGCCGACCGCAGCCAACAGCGGCAAGCACTCGGGAAAAGCCTGATAGTAAAATGGCTGAAAAGGCGGTACCCGCACTTTTTAAGTCCCCACTTACTTTTGATTACCCTAAAGATGGTGTAAAAGGAATTTATGTCACAGGGCCAACGGTGAGTGTTTCCAGGTTCGATGATCTGCTGAAACTTGTCGAGACGACTGAATTGAACAGCATGGTTATCGATATCAAGGATGATTTTGGTTTACTGCAATATCAGCCCGAAAAAGGTTCTCCTTTTGAAGAGATTGGTGGCCCGTACATAAAAGATCCCGGCAAACTAATGAAAACCTTGGAACAAAAAAAGATTTACCCGATCGCTCGCGTAGTTGTCTTTAAGGATAGCCACCTTGCAACAAAAAGGCCGGAACTAAGTTTTGTTGAAAACGGCAAAGTGTGGAAAAACAGGCGCGGCGAAAGCTTTGTGAATCCATTTATGAAGGAAGTATGGGAATACAACGTGGCCATCGCTAAAGAAGCAGCAAAAATGGGCTTCAAGGACATCCAGTTCGATTATGTCCGTTTTCCGGAAGGTTTTGAAACAAGGGATAGTTCACTTAAGTATTCCCAGGGAGAATACAGTAAAGTGGAAAAAGATAATGTCCAAAAGAGAGTCGATGCGGTAACCGATTTTGTCGCCTATGCGAAGAAAGAACTTGAGCCTTATGGCGTGAATGTATCGGTTGATATTTTCGGCTACTCGGCAACTCTTCCGGAAGCTCCCGGAATCGGGCAGAACTTTTCCAAAATCTCGGCCAATGTCGATGCGATCTCCAGCATGATTTATCCGAGCCACTGGACAAGCTATTTCGGCATTGCTAAGCCTGACCTGCAGCCATATGAAATTATCAAAGAGTACGCCAAGCATGAAAATAAGGTACTGGGTGCGTTGGAAAAACGTCCAATCTCAAGGCCATGGATCCAGGATTTCACCGCAAGCTATCTAGGGGCAGGAAACTATAAAATCTACGGGAAAGCCGAAGTGGAAGCCCAAATTCGGGCCTTGAATGAAAATGGAATCAACGAATTCCTATTATGGAATGCATCCAACCGCTATACAAGAGGGGTAGACTATACTCCCCTTAAACCATAA
- a CDS encoding M14 family metallopeptidase, with translation MKKRKKLIQGLVMATALTALGISTLAPGFAGAERDKGDPIPEEESIAIVELEVPNRKALEKFAELGITLDHGIHQHGDGFEVEVVATPSQIALLKKNGIQVKDTLLTEGQFNQNVAERSEALQIQASAAAAEDTIKVLRANHYTNQSGTFLYVEAKSSAGTTASTALTAKWVEGGEEKTITMSRFVDYGEYMYHWFEVPVADVPKSVTITSNLGGKNESAITEWLGDRKAGNPKKHYVTNFVDHYMDPTELYERAEQLAKEFPDLVEIVEMPNKTNGYRRLAQATMGALTTNAVVVSSKAWGHEGGNDISVEFVNPGTASSPLTVKVDGKKITVQLATNASGATVSTARQVVDALNNQASSLVTATTYRGNAGTGVVAPVNAQLTDGLKAPAHISREPQTVKAIRIGKHRDGTKPGVLGYAQEHAREWVTPLVTIETAERLLRNYAHDGETKQLVNNLDIFLVPSVNPDGGHYSFYDFNMQRRNMTNHCGPNESDPGYRNAWGVDLNRNHSAGSAYNGFVGASTTNCRSDTYAGPAINSEPEAKNLVWLADKNPNIKFAMNIHSHGGYFMWSPGAYDPNRVTLPRPTAGQEAFYWAASNEILTDIKEHRGTVIKPSRTGPIPDVLYSAAGNSADYLWYEKGIYAWNFEVGAQLWNKNLKRWESVGFQPSYEEGHEEAMEFANGLIGLIKVAYNQSKDKQPPSTKAVPGNGKYSGPVKVAFETSEAATIYYTLDGSKPTFESAHIRLAGTREPAEVLTIDKTATINWFAVDAAGNIEKNFNPLTSASNFNSVTITIK, from the coding sequence TTGAAGAAACGGAAAAAATTGATTCAGGGGTTGGTAATGGCCACTGCGCTGACCGCGTTGGGCATTTCAACGCTTGCCCCAGGTTTTGCTGGGGCTGAACGAGACAAGGGGGACCCGATTCCTGAAGAGGAGTCAATCGCTATTGTCGAGCTTGAGGTGCCAAATAGGAAGGCACTAGAAAAGTTTGCAGAACTAGGGATCACCCTTGATCACGGAATTCATCAGCATGGGGATGGATTTGAAGTTGAAGTGGTAGCAACACCGTCACAAATTGCATTGTTAAAGAAAAATGGAATCCAAGTAAAGGACACACTCTTAACCGAGGGACAGTTTAATCAGAATGTTGCAGAAAGATCTGAAGCATTGCAGATTCAAGCAAGTGCTGCTGCTGCAGAGGACACGATTAAAGTCCTTAGGGCAAATCATTACACAAATCAATCTGGTACATTCCTTTATGTTGAGGCAAAATCCAGTGCAGGTACAACTGCCAGCACAGCCCTAACTGCAAAATGGGTTGAAGGTGGCGAGGAAAAGACTATTACAATGTCCAGGTTTGTTGATTATGGTGAATATATGTATCACTGGTTTGAGGTTCCAGTTGCAGATGTACCTAAATCCGTTACTATTACTAGTAACCTAGGTGGCAAAAATGAAAGCGCTATCACAGAGTGGTTGGGAGATAGAAAAGCTGGAAATCCAAAGAAACATTATGTGACGAACTTTGTTGATCACTATATGGACCCAACGGAGTTGTATGAGAGAGCTGAGCAGCTTGCAAAAGAATTCCCTGATTTAGTTGAAATTGTTGAAATGCCTAATAAAACAAACGGATACCGCCGTTTAGCTCAAGCAACAATGGGTGCCCTAACAACAAACGCAGTCGTGGTTTCCTCAAAAGCATGGGGACATGAAGGCGGAAACGATATCTCTGTTGAATTTGTAAATCCAGGAACGGCAAGTTCACCTCTTACTGTAAAGGTCGATGGAAAGAAAATTACTGTCCAGTTAGCAACCAATGCAAGCGGAGCTACAGTGAGTACCGCAAGGCAGGTTGTTGATGCATTGAATAACCAAGCAAGTAGTTTAGTTACTGCTACTACATACCGTGGCAATGCTGGTACAGGCGTAGTAGCTCCAGTTAATGCACAGTTAACAGACGGCCTGAAAGCGCCAGCTCACATTTCGCGTGAACCGCAAACGGTCAAAGCAATCCGTATCGGGAAGCACCGTGATGGAACTAAACCAGGGGTCCTTGGATATGCACAAGAACATGCTCGTGAGTGGGTCACTCCGCTAGTTACAATTGAAACAGCGGAGCGTTTGCTAAGAAACTATGCACACGATGGCGAAACGAAGCAGCTTGTCAACAATTTGGATATTTTCCTGGTACCTTCAGTTAACCCGGATGGCGGTCATTACAGCTTTTATGATTTCAATATGCAGCGTAGAAATATGACAAATCATTGCGGTCCGAATGAATCTGATCCTGGATATAGAAATGCCTGGGGAGTTGACTTAAATCGCAACCATTCAGCTGGTTCGGCTTACAATGGATTCGTTGGAGCTTCAACAACCAATTGTCGAAGTGACACTTATGCAGGACCTGCTATCAATTCAGAGCCAGAAGCCAAAAACTTGGTTTGGTTAGCGGATAAAAATCCAAATATCAAATTTGCAATGAATATCCATAGCCATGGCGGATACTTCATGTGGTCGCCTGGTGCTTATGACCCTAACCGTGTAACATTGCCTCGCCCAACAGCTGGCCAGGAAGCATTCTATTGGGCGGCGTCAAATGAAATTTTGACTGATATTAAAGAGCACCGTGGAACGGTTATTAAACCAAGCCGTACCGGTCCAATTCCTGACGTATTATATTCAGCCGCTGGTAACTCAGCTGACTACCTCTGGTATGAAAAGGGAATTTACGCATGGAACTTTGAAGTGGGTGCCCAACTTTGGAATAAGAACCTGAAAAGATGGGAGTCGGTTGGATTCCAACCTTCTTATGAAGAAGGACACGAGGAAGCAATGGAATTTGCCAACGGATTGATTGGTCTCATCAAGGTTGCCTATAACCAATCAAAGGATAAGCAACCTCCATCAACAAAAGCTGTGCCAGGAAACGGCAAATACTCCGGCCCTGTTAAGGTTGCATTTGAAACAAGTGAAGCTGCGACCATCTATTATACCCTTGATGGAAGCAAGCCGACATTTGAATCGGCTCATATCCGCCTAGCCGGAACCCGCGAGCCTGCCGAAGTATTGACGATTGATAAGACAGCAACAATCAACTGGTTTGCAGTGGATGCAGCAGGCAACATCGAGAAAAACTTTAATCCATTAACAAGCGCCAGTAACTTCAATTCTGTAACCATTACAATCAAGTAA
- a CDS encoding saccharopine dehydrogenase family protein produces the protein MKVAVLGSGLMGKEAARDLVQSVGVEAIGLADIDLARAQQVCNQLQSSKLKAFSLDAGNSAEMENFISQYDVVVNALFYTFNEKVAKAAIATRVSSVDLGGHIGQITDRVLELKEEAMAAQSTIIPDLGVAPGMINILAGYGASKLDHVKSIKMYVGGIPAKPEPPLEYNHVFSMEGLFDHYTDPSLIIRNGIKQEVPSLSEVERLYFEKFGPLEAFHTSGGTSTIPHSYPHLDELEYKTIRYPGHAEKFKLLVDLNLTRNDYEVEIKGQKVKPREVLLKVLGPIVDLKDKDDVVLLRVIASGEKNGVKTTYEYEMTTFKDRTNNVTAMARATANTISVVAQMIGNGTIAKKGVHPPEQIVPGKEYIEEMAKRNIIITETEKQDYPIKI, from the coding sequence GTGAAAGTAGCTGTATTAGGATCTGGATTAATGGGAAAAGAAGCTGCGCGTGATTTAGTGCAAAGTGTTGGAGTAGAAGCAATTGGGTTAGCAGATATTGATTTAGCGCGTGCACAACAAGTATGCAATCAACTCCAATCTTCAAAGTTGAAGGCATTTTCCTTAGATGCGGGGAACTCCGCTGAGATGGAAAATTTTATTAGCCAGTACGATGTTGTTGTGAATGCACTTTTTTATACCTTTAATGAAAAGGTTGCGAAAGCGGCTATTGCTACAAGGGTAAGTTCCGTTGACCTAGGCGGACATATCGGTCAAATTACGGACCGCGTGTTGGAGTTGAAAGAAGAGGCAATGGCAGCTCAATCGACGATAATCCCTGATCTGGGTGTTGCACCAGGTATGATTAATATATTGGCCGGTTACGGTGCAAGCAAGCTTGATCATGTCAAGTCCATTAAGATGTATGTTGGCGGGATACCTGCAAAACCTGAACCCCCTCTTGAATATAATCATGTTTTTTCAATGGAAGGATTATTCGATCATTATACCGATCCTTCCTTGATCATTCGCAATGGAATAAAGCAAGAAGTGCCATCCCTTTCAGAAGTAGAAAGACTCTACTTCGAAAAATTTGGTCCGCTGGAAGCATTTCATACTTCGGGTGGAACCTCCACAATACCACATTCATACCCGCATTTAGATGAATTGGAGTATAAAACAATCCGATATCCGGGCCATGCGGAAAAATTCAAATTGCTTGTTGACCTTAATCTCACCCGTAATGATTACGAAGTGGAGATTAAAGGGCAGAAAGTGAAACCAAGGGAAGTCTTGTTAAAAGTTCTTGGCCCGATTGTGGACTTGAAGGATAAAGATGATGTCGTATTGCTTCGCGTCATTGCCTCAGGAGAGAAAAATGGAGTGAAAACGACGTACGAATATGAAATGACAACATTTAAAGACCGTACAAATAACGTAACCGCAATGGCCCGCGCAACCGCCAACACTATTTCCGTGGTAGCTCAAATGATTGGCAATGGGACGATAGCCAAAAAAGGGGTCCACCCACCAGAGCAGATTGTCCCCGGAAAAGAATATATTGAAGAAATGGCAAAAAGAAACATTATCATCACGGAAACAGAGAAACAAGATTACCCAATCAAAATTTAA
- a CDS encoding LCP family protein, protein MSVSRKRKKVRWVRVTTALLLLSIFLIGLVNVFQFIDGTINKVNQPFKKVEAKHAFQGEKSKKEAVNVLLLGSDSRGEKNARTDSIMIAHYNPKNHQAKLISLMRDMYVSIPEHGEQKLNAAYAYGGPELLRKTIQQNFGLDIHHYAIVDFKGFEKSVDLLIPDGIEVNISDEMSDGIGMTLEKGKQRLHGKELLGYVRFRHDRLSDFGRVQRQQEVVSKLKEEAVSLHSVTKLPELLGVLNTYIDTDVDTATLLTIGRDMLTNKSGKVETLRIPEDGSFTNERHEGIGEVLEVDLEQNKTALNKFLGRD, encoded by the coding sequence ATGTCAGTATCAAGAAAGAGAAAAAAGGTAAGATGGGTGAGGGTGACTACAGCCCTACTCCTGTTAAGTATCTTTTTAATTGGTCTTGTAAATGTATTTCAATTTATTGATGGAACGATAAACAAAGTGAATCAGCCATTCAAAAAAGTCGAAGCAAAGCATGCATTTCAAGGGGAGAAAAGTAAAAAGGAAGCAGTCAATGTTCTTTTGCTGGGAAGTGACTCCCGGGGAGAAAAGAATGCTCGAACGGATTCCATCATGATAGCTCACTATAATCCCAAAAACCATCAAGCAAAACTTATTTCGTTAATGCGTGATATGTATGTATCCATACCTGAACATGGAGAGCAAAAATTAAATGCTGCTTATGCATACGGAGGACCTGAATTATTAAGGAAAACCATTCAACAAAATTTTGGTTTGGATATCCATCATTATGCGATTGTCGATTTTAAAGGATTCGAAAAGTCAGTCGACCTCCTGATTCCAGATGGAATTGAAGTAAATATCTCCGATGAGATGTCCGATGGAATTGGAATGACGTTGGAGAAAGGGAAGCAACGACTTCATGGCAAAGAACTGTTAGGATATGTCCGTTTCCGCCACGACCGTTTAAGCGATTTCGGCCGAGTGCAAAGACAGCAAGAAGTCGTCTCAAAATTAAAGGAGGAAGCCGTTAGTTTACATAGCGTTACCAAGCTCCCTGAACTATTAGGAGTTTTAAATACATACATCGATACAGACGTTGACACAGCTACACTTTTGACAATTGGGAGAGACATGTTGACCAATAAAAGCGGGAAAGTAGAAACACTCCGGATCCCGGAAGATGGAAGTTTTACAAATGAACGCCATGAAGGAATCGGAGAAGTCCTGGAAGTTGATTTGGAACAAAACAAAACAGCTCTTAATAAGTTTTTAGGACGAGATTAA